The genomic window TTCCTGCCACTGCTTCGGCGTCAGACCTTCGGCGTGGTCATTGATCGACCAGAAGTCGAGAGCGGCGCAGTGGCGGGCGAAGTCGCAGGCGTCGGCCGGTGGGTGGGCGCCCTCGCCCTGGTACATCGGTAGACTGATCGAGTACGCGTCGAACGAGAACGTCGTGTGGACGTGGAGGTCGCCGAAGAGGATCTGCTTCGGTGCGTCGGTTCCGATCGCGCGAGCCGCCTGCCCCTCGGTCTCGATGCGCGCACGCACGATGTCGGCGGGACGCGCCGAGCGGGCGACCTCACCCGCCTCCTGCGGTGTTCCGAACCAGCCGCGACCGGCCATCGTGCCGACGATCGCCAGGAGCGCAACGAGGAGGGAGAGTCGCTTCAGCCCGCGGCGCATGTCTTAGGGGGCTTTCCCGTCGGCCGGAACTCCCAGGTCGAGTGCGACCTTACAGTGCTGCGTCCACTCGTAGACCGAGCCGGTCATCCCGCCGACCCGCATGATGAGGAGCTCGCGGAGGTGCGCGCCCACCTTGGAATCGAGCAGCAACGCGATCAGCAGGTCGTGCACCTGTTTGGCGACCTTGGGGTGGCGCAGCAGCACCCGGAAGATCGAGAGCTTGGCCATGTACTCGCTGACGCCGACCGCCCCGCCGGCCTCGATGGACTCCCCGATCGACAGCAGGGGAATGCGCGGCTTGCCCATGGCGGTAGTATTGCTATGCCCGGGAAATTCAGTCCAGGCGCGGAGACGGGGACTGGTTCGCCCGACAGTTCCTCGAGGTCTCAGCCGTTGGCGCGTCGCTGGGCGGGAGTGGTTCGTTCCCGTGCGGCCTGGCCAGGCGTCGCGGACTTCGCGCTGGGGGCTGGTTTCCCGATCGCCGCGCGTCCGTCGAAGAAGGCGCCGGCGTGCACGACGAGGTTCTTTGCCTCGATGTTGCCGAGCAGGCGGGCCGTCGCTTCGAGTTCCACGGTTCCGCTGCGGATCACGTCGCCGCGCATCGTGCCTGCGAGCACCATGTGTTGCGCACTGACGGTCGCGTGGAGCTCGGCTTTCTCGCCGATCAGCAGCAGCTTCTCGGCTCGGACCTCGCCCTTCAACTTCCCGTCGATGCGCGCATCGCCGGGGAAGTGGATGCGACCGGAGATCGAAACACCGGCTTCGATCTGGTGCCGGAAGCGCTGTTCCCGATTTGGTTTGCCGGGGGCCGCGGCGACCGCGGTGCGCTCCAGGTCCGGCACGGAATCGACCTTAGTTCTGGCCGATTTCCTTGATGCGTGCCGCGCGGCCGGAAAGTTCGCGGAGGTAGTACAACTTCGCGCGACGCACCTTGCCGCGCGTCATGACTTCGATCTTGTCGATGCGCGGAGAGTGCACCGGGAAGGTACGCTCGACGCCCACGGAGTACGACACCTTGCGGACGGTGAACGTCTCGCGGATGCTGCCGTGCTTGCGGCGGATGCAGACGCCTTCGAAGACCTGAATACGCTCTTTCTCGCCCTCGACGACCTTGACGTGAACGCGCAGCGTGTCACCCGCCTTGAAGTCGGGGATGTCGCTACGAAGCTGTTCCGTCTCGATTGCATTGATGATGTCGCCGGCGGCCATGAGTACTCTCCCTGTGAATCCGACAGTACCGGCTCCGGGGAGCCGTTGTCGTCCCGTCCCTTTAACGGTTTCGGTCCGCGAACGCACAGACGGGCTAGGAAGTGCTCGGGGTTGGGAAAATTCGTAGTAAAAACAACATTATTTGGACCCGGCGGCCCGTTGGGGCCGGTCCCCCAGGGGGGTCCCCTCTGAGGCCGGCCCCGAAGTCGACTCAGCCGGCAGCCGCGGCTGCCTTGGCGCCGCGATCCTCCTCGATCAGCTTCTTGAACGAGGGGCGGCCGTGGATCCGCCTGACGTATGTGGCGAGCTTCGGCCAGCGCTTCGGTGATCTTGGCCTGGTCGCTCTCACGCTTGAACAAGATCGGGCCGAGCACGCGCTCCCGGAAGACGGCGGCCGTGCCGCTCACGATCCCAGTGTCGGCGAACTCTTCGATCCAGATCGCGCGGACCTTGCGAACGGACGGGGACAGGTCAACACCGGTTGCTTTGAGAGCCATCGGTTTCGCCCTTGCATCATGTGCCGCTTTCCAGACTGAACTGGAAGAGGCGGGGTAGATCCTCGAGCGCAGACATGTCGCCCGAGAACTTGGCGCCTTGCTCCTCTGCCGTGGGGACAGGGAGTAGGCCGCTCATGAGTCCCATCATCGTTTGAGGCGGAGCTTCTATGGTGAGGTCGACCGGCAATGCGTCCGACACGATGTGTGTGCCGCGCTCGCCGCCTTCGAGTCGAACCGTCGCGCTGTTGCCGGCCGCCGAGGTCGACACGAGTTCCAGGCGGCGCTTGGGCGACTCTACCTTCGAGGCGAGGGCTTCGACGCCGATCTTGATCCAGTCGGGCTCCATGTGGTCGCCCTCGATGGCAGGAAGCAGCCAGCGTAGCCCCCACCGCGTGAGGTCGAGGAGGATCGGGCGGAGGGCCTCGCCGTGCTCGGTGAGTGCGTACAGCTTCGCGGGCGTCGGAGGCCCGAGCTCGCAGCGTTCGACGACACCGTGCTGTTCCAGACGGTCGAGACGCTCGGTCAGGACGCTCGGGCTCACCCCGGGCAGGCGCCGTTTGAGGTCCGCGAAGCGCTGGGGACCGCAGATCAGCTCCCGCACGACGAGCAGGGTCCACCGTTGTCCGAGGATCTCGGTTGCCCGGGCGAGGGGGCAAAATTGGGCGTATCGGAACGAGTCCACCGAATGGTCGTACGCTGGGAAATATTAAAATCAAAGTGAGAGATTCGAAAAATGTACTTCTAGAGTTTTCTCCTGGGTTCCGGTCCAGTAGGTTCACCGCTCGTGGCCCGCCGACATCCGAGTCTGATCCCGCTTTCCCACGATCACCGTGAGGCGCTGGGGCTCGTCTTTCGCCTGCACAACCCCGCCCCGCCCGGCCGGGTGACAGCGATGACGCCGGTGAGCACCGCTGCCAGTCGGGCCACGGAGACGATCGAGTTCTTCAGCCGTCACCTCGAAACCCACTTCCGGGCGGAGGAGGAGGCGCTGTTTCCGTTTTTGGTTGCGCGAGCCGAGCTCGATGACGCGTCGGGCTCTCTGGTCGAGCGGCTGATCGGCGAGCACCGGCGGCTCGGCGAGCTGCGCGACGCGATCGAGGCGGCGGCGCGCGGAGCCGGCGAGCTCGAGGAGGCGCTGGTGGCCTTCGGGGATCTCCTCGAGACGCACGTCCGCACGGAGGAGCGCGAGCTGTTCGCGCGTTTTCCGGCGGATCTTCCTGAGGATGAGGCCGGGCCGGTTGCCGCGGCGATTCGCGCCGCTCTCGGGCGCGACTGAACCACACGCGAGAACGTTTCATCCTCGCTGCTGTCGGACGAACAGAAGAGCGAGCTTCCGTTCCCACTCTGGGATGCCCCGCCGCGACTTCCTGCGCACCGCGGCCGGAACCGCCGCCGCATTCATGGTGCTCAATACGGTCAACGGACTGTCGAGCACGGGGAGTGCCGCGCCGCTGCCCGTGAGCGGTCAGCAGTGTGACGACCCCGAAGCGGCCGGCGAGCTCTTCTCTGCCGAGTACTTCGTGATGGACGTACAACTCCACTCTGTGGACCTCGACGACTTCCAGCGGTTGCTGGCGCACGGGGTGGGGCGGAATACGCAGTTGGTTTGAGGGATGGCGTGCGGCGGCTCAGGTGCGTCGTGAGACGAGGAGCGTGACCTTCTGGGTGAGGACCGCGGTACCGTCTTCGCGTTCGAGTCGGTCGTCGAGGACGACGATGCCGCGATCCGGTTTGGTCTTGGAGGCGCGCTTCTCTACGCACGTTGTGACGTAGCGCAGTGGCTCGTCGGGGTAGGCCGGAGCGGGTAGCCGGAGCTCGTCCTTCCCGAGCATGCCGAGGACCGCAATGGGGTCGGTCATGTCGAAGAAGAGCCGGGTGCAGATCGCGAAGAGGTGCAGTGAGCAAAGGGTGAGTCGACCGTAGAGCGACGTGGCCGCCGCGCCCTCGTCGACGTGATAGCCCTGCGGCTCCCAACGCGTCGCGAGTCCGACTGCCTCGCTGCGGGGCGGGGTGTAGCAGCCGACCAGAATGCTCTGGTCGGCAACGAGGTCGTCGAAGTATCGTGGCATGGGTTCCTAGGCTCCTCGCCCCGCGTTCCACCGCGGCGGGTGTCGCCAGTTGGCAGTGCCCACTATGCCAGTCGGAAGCGAAGCTCAACGGAAAGCTCCGGCAGGCGAACGTCGGCGCTGGAGGGCAGGAAAGCACGAACGCGCGAGTCGTCCGCGGACACGGACGGGCGTGGCTCGTCGAGAGACGCGAACGTCGCTCCCCGCCCTACGCCCGCTGCCAGCGCCCTTCGGGGAGCTCCCGAACGCGTCCCGAGGCGACGAGTCGCTCGAGGTGTTGTTCGGCGGATCGTTTCTCCACCG from Candidatus Binatia bacterium includes these protein-coding regions:
- a CDS encoding polymer-forming cytoskeletal protein, with protein sequence MPDLERTAVAAAPGKPNREQRFRHQIEAGVSISGRIHFPGDARIDGKLKGEVRAEKLLLIGEKAELHATVSAQHMVLAGTMRGDVIRSGTVELEATARLLGNIEAKNLVVHAGAFFDGRAAIGKPAPSAKSATPGQAARERTTPAQRRANG
- a CDS encoding helix-turn-helix domain-containing protein, translating into MDSFRYAQFCPLARATEILGQRWTLLVVRELICGPQRFADLKRRLPGVSPSVLTERLDRLEQHGVVERCELGPPTPAKLYALTEHGEALRPILLDLTRWGLRWLLPAIEGDHMEPDWIKIGVEALASKVESPKRRLELVSTSAAGNSATVRLEGGERGTHIVSDALPVDLTIEAPPQTMMGLMSGLLPVPTAEEQGAKFSGDMSALEDLPRLFQFSLESGT
- the rplS gene encoding 50S ribosomal protein L19; this encodes MAAGDIINAIETEQLRSDIPDFKAGDTLRVHVKVVEGEKERIQVFEGVCIRRKHGSIRETFTVRKVSYSVGVERTFPVHSPRIDKIEVMTRGKVRRAKLYYLRELSGRAARIKEIGQN
- a CDS encoding carboxymuconolactone decarboxylase family protein produces the protein MGKPRIPLLSIGESIEAGGAVGVSEYMAKLSIFRVLLRHPKVAKQVHDLLIALLLDSKVGAHLRELLIMRVGGMTGSVYEWTQHCKVALDLGVPADGKAP
- a CDS encoding hemerythrin domain-containing protein, which encodes MARRHPSLIPLSHDHREALGLVFRLHNPAPPGRVTAMTPVSTAASRATETIEFFSRHLETHFRAEEEALFPFLVARAELDDASGSLVERLIGEHRRLGELRDAIEAAARGAGELEEALVAFGDLLETHVRTEERELFARFPADLPEDEAGPVAAAIRAALGRD